A stretch of DNA from Pygocentrus nattereri isolate fPygNat1 chromosome 14, fPygNat1.pri, whole genome shotgun sequence:
attaaGGTGAAAAGAACAGTAAACAATCCTGTACAAAGCTGGAATGTGAAGCTGCTCAGAGAGGCTGCTAGTTTAACAGAGAACGTCTGTGGTCAGTGTAAGTCCAGCACAGTGTGAGAGCCGTTTGATGGTCTGTCTCAGTCACATGTCTGCAGTGCCATCATCTGTCAGCAGAGAGGAACTGACCAGCCTTCTCTGCTCCAGTGTCCTTGTGCTTCTGTACTTTTACATACAGTAAATGTGCTGGATGTACTGGATTCAAATATGTACCATTTCCATGTGAATATAAAACACTGTAaccccaaaagtatttggacaccaTTTAACCACTCTAGAACTCAGTATTGTAATTATTTCCCAATGATGTAATAAAAATTGCACATAATTCAGTCAAAATGtagtaaaaacaataatgtttatTAACTGTCTCAATAAAGTAATACAGTGTCTTCACTGATAATGTAATGATACCTTATTGCATTGTTTGGTGTTAATTGTGTTTTCAAAGTGACTACTTATAATACTTTATTACATCATTGGGTGTTATGATGTGTTATTGCACTATTGGGTGTTTGTTGCAGTTTCAGGGTAACTTCTTATAATACTTTATTACATCATTGGGTGTTATGATGTTTTATTACACTATTGGGTGTTTATTGCATTTTCAGAGAAACTACTTATAATACTTTATGACATTATTGGGTGTTATGATATGTTATTACACTATTGGGTGTTCATTGCTGTTTCGGAGTGACCACTTATAATACTTTATTACACTATTGGGTGTTTATTGCATTTTCAGAGTAACTACTTATAATACTTTATTACACTATTGGGTGTTTATTGCATTTTCAGAGTAACTACTTATAATACTTTATTACATTCTTCTTcgtctttcagctgctccctttaggaattgccacagcggatcatctgcctccatcttgccctatccattgcctcctctactttcacaccaaccatctccatgtccaccttaactacatccataaaccttctctgaggtctacctcttctccttctacccggcagctccatctccaacataatatatccactattcctcctcaacacatgtccaaaccatctcaacctgacctctctggctttatctccaaactgctccaccttcactgtccctctgatctgctcgtttctaatcttgtccatccttgtcactcccaatgaaaatctcagcatcttcatctccgccacctccagctcagcctcctgtcttttagacagagccacagtctccaaaccatacatcatagcaggacacactactgtcttgtaaaccttccctttcactcttgctgctatctcTCTGTcgcacatcagccctgacacccgtctccacccactccatcctgcctgcaccctcttcttcacctcttttctacactgtccattgctctggatggttgatccaagatatttgaagtcatccacctttacgacctctactccttgcatcttcacctttccacctgcctacctctctttcacacacatgtattccgtcttatctctactgaccttcattcctctcctctccagtgcaaacctccacctctccagattctcttccacctgctctctactctcaccacagattacaatgtcatctgcaaacatcatggtccatggagcctcctgcctgacctcatctgtcaacctgtccatcaccattgcaaacaagaaggggctcaaagctgatccctgatgtaaccctaccttcaccttgaaaccatttgtcactccaactgcacacctcaccactgtctcactatcctcatacatgtcctgcaccaccctaatatacttttcagctacacctgacttcctcatacagtaccacagttcctctcttgtcaccctatcatatgccttctctagatccacaaagacacaatgtagctccttctgacgttctctgtacttctctaccaacactctcaacttagctgtattttcccagtcctcaggtagctcctcactgctcccaagggcctgttgcaatttttccctgaactgcctgcaaccatcctcctccttcagcttccaccatctaatctttggctctgtcttcactctcttcctcttctttgtttctaatctcattctacagacaaccaccctatgctgccttgctacactttcccctggcaccactttacaatctccaatactttattacattattgggtGTTTATTGCATTTTCAGAGTGACTacttataatattttattacattattgggtGTTATAATATGTTATTACACTATTGgatgtttattgtattttcagtgtgacaaCTTATAAAACTTTATTACACTATTGGGTGTTTATTGCATTTTCAGCCAACCATTCATAATACCTTATTAAATGATCagaaatgtattatatttataagTTAATAATTTTTGCTCTAATTAAAGAAAACTTTTAGAGGTTATAAGTATGCTTAGAATCATTATTACCAAGTTACAAAGAACTATAAGTACCTTTGTAATGGCTTACAAACACGGGTTTTATACCAAAAAACGTGCTGAGTCAGACTGACGGTGGACTCTTTGTTTGGTGCTGTTTGTCTTTAAGTGCTGTTGCTGAGATTGTGTTCACTGATGTATCATAATCAGACATATACAAAGACAATTCAGCTACAAATCTGCAGAAATTCTGCAGAGAAACTGCTCAAACCAAAGCCATCTGAAACTCAGCAGCCGTCCTCAGAGAAAAGACTTcaccaaaaagaaaatgactgaGTTGGAAGGATCCGTTTACAGTAAGAGTCACTTGCTTCAACACATTTCCTAACACAATGAGCTCAGTGCAGTAATAAGTAAGGTGTAGTCATGGTCCTCCGTGGCTGGAGATTTGGATCCCATATTAAGTGCATTTTCTTCAACAGATGAACATGCTCAAACTGCTAAGAGACTATTTGTTGAAACCCAACTGATTCCCCATATTTTTAGCATTAGAACCAGAGTTAGGTGTTAGGTTCTGGGTTATTTTAAAGAGTTTGGtgttaggttttgtgttatTCTAAAGAGGTGTTAGGTGTTTGGGTTATTTCAAAGAGAATTCATACATTTCTTTTAAATCTTCTgtataattaagtggttaagatgtaaacagactcgttcagaggggtttggtgtgaaacgctctgttctagagaagcttacagagtcagaattgctcatattggtggtgataggaaccagacatccacctctaaaagctgcctcacagaaagttactacaacAAATGGTTATGGATCCACTGCCTGGTGTCTTAATTTTGTCTTAATAATGCCTGATGACcattttcccatcatcaccattcAATATAAACTCAGAGGACTTGtggttttgatagtaaataaaatgtctatatttgtgtggtagtcatggtgaccccttggttcctatcaccaccattgtaaagaactCAGAGTGTGCTTTCTTAACGCCTACCTTGTCTAGTTCAAACCAAAACAGCAGGTGTGAAAGGTGCCTTAGACCACAGTCCAGACCAAAGGACCAAAATTTGGTCTGACCAAAAGAGGTGGTCTCAGTCTGGATCAAATGGAACTGTGGTTTGGTTCATTTGTGGTGTGAAAACATTATTTTGGATAGTTTGGACTTTTGGAGCTATTGTAGGAAGTTGAGGCAGAATATTGACACATATGTAACAACAGTAAACTAAGAAGAACcagaggaaaaatgaaaagtgacATGAGCCGCAGCAGCACATGGGGAGAGGAGATGATAGAATATTTAATCGTAATTTGGTCCAACAAAGAAGATGAAAGTCAAcatttttctccattcaaaTGGAAAAGGCTGTCCACCAAAATGACCACACGCCGAAGTCAGATACTCCTCTACAAACCAATCAGTGTCCAGTACAGGGAGACTCAGCCCATCTAGGTGATGATGACAGGACGCATGTGTGTCAAAGTTCTTTAGTGCACTCGATAAATTACAGTGTGAAACCAAAACTAACCACATCAAATTATACAATATAACACAAACATGAATCTCGGTTTGGAGCTTGGTCCAGACTTTCAGGTGTGAAAAAGCCTCTGAAAATCTCTGcaacaaaccatttcacaccaaaccactctgaaggactttgtttacatcttttccATTTAGACATTTTAAATTGAAACTACCCTTTAATATGAATCATTTTGACTACATTATGACTGAACAAATGGGAAATGAGACCACCCAACCAGAACTAGAATGCAGGATTAGGTGGatattgtgctgtttgtgttgttttaataACAGTTTACTTTCTGAACAAATGATTAAGCTGCACCCATAAATGATCAGTGTcaacatttattaataaaatcgTTCATCTACAAAATATAAAACCTCATTGGATCAACAAGAGCAGCAGCCCATTATGAGTTAAGTGGTCAGTTCATGCTTTAGGAGGATTTCTCCGAGCTGTCCTCCGCTTTGTCGGTGTTGTCTCTGGTCAGGGGGAAGTCCAGAGATGTCCTGAAGCGGATGGGGACGGTTCTCTCCTCTGGTGGGTCCTGCTTGGTTTCAGACTCGATGCGCAGGAGGCCATCTTCAGCCTGAGTGCAGGTCAGAACGGTGGGGTCAATGTGATCAGGCAGATTCACGCTTTGGACAAATCCAGCTGGCTTTGGGTCTGAAGATGAGTCTGTTTGCGTGTTTGTCTTTGCAGCCATCACCTCCAGCTTTCGTCCACACACAGTTACTGTAATTTCTTCTGGGGAGAAGCCCTGAGTGTCCAGAGTCCAGGCTAGGGTTCTGTCCTGGGCCTGGTTTGTGCTGATTCTGGACGTGGAGGGTGAACTCAGGCCTTCTAGGGTCTCAAAGAGATCTCTATGGAGCCTGTCTGTCAGCTCACTGAAGACGCCGTCTCGCATATCTGCCTGGAAGTTCTCCATCAGCTCAGCTCTGCGGCGCAGGAAGTGCTCTCTGATGCTAGCTAGTGGCACGGTACGTCTGGGCCAGAGCAGGTAAGTGGGCTCAAAGAAAGAGTCATCTCCGAAGAGTGTCTCGATCATGGACTGGGCCATCTTCCTGGCTTTTTTCTCTGCGTTTttctctgagtttttatgtttgAGGCTTTGCTTCTGGAGCTTCTAGAGCCTCTGTGTTTCAGGTCTTGCTTCTGGAGCTTCTGGAACACAAACTTCTGGAGCTTCTAGAGCTTCTGTGTTTGCAGCCTTGCTTCTGGAGCTTCTAGAGCTTTTGTGTTTGTAGCCTTGCTTCTGGAGCTTCTAGAGCTTCTGTGTTTGCAGTCTTGCTTCTGGAGCTTCTAGAACCTCTGTGTTTGCAGCCTTGCTTCTGGAGCTTCTGGAGCCTCTCTGTTGGTGGCTTTGCTTCTCTCCCTCTGGAGTGCTTTGGCCACATCAGACAACTTCACTCTTTATATACACCTGCAACCAGAGCCTGGAACCTCCTACCATTCCTCTTTTGCACCACTG
This window harbors:
- the hspb9 gene encoding heat shock protein beta-9 encodes the protein MAQSMIETLFGDDSFFEPTYLLWPRRTVPLASIREHFLRRRAELMENFQADMRDGVFSELTDRLHRDLFETLEGLSSPSTSRISTNQAQDRTLAWTLDTQGFSPEEITVTVCGRKLEVMAAKTNTQTDSSSDPKPAGFVQSVNLPDHIDPTVLTCTQAEDGLLRIESETKQDPPEERTVPIRFRTSLDFPLTRDNTDKAEDSSEKSS